The following are from one region of the Nostoc cf. commune SO-36 genome:
- a CDS encoding TIR domain-containing protein — translation MRAQLLQEGIDAWLDKYDFEPFLPWQDQLETIISQIKAAAIFIGSSGVGPWADIEMKEFLVEFVQRKLRMGLVILPGCPDELINTVPRFMKRFHCVDFRQPDPEPMGQLIWGITGNKPRSNAHNSGSITNNSAEARTCVFRRYFSAEARTCVFGRYFSSRTRLR, via the coding sequence ATTAGAGCGCAGCTATTACAAGAAGGAATAGATGCTTGGCTAGATAAATATGACTTTGAGCCATTTCTTCCTTGGCAAGACCAACTAGAAACAATTATTTCACAAATCAAAGCAGCAGCCATATTTATAGGTTCATCTGGTGTAGGCCCGTGGGCAGATATTGAAATGAAGGAGTTTCTTGTTGAATTTGTACAACGAAAACTACGTATGGGCTTAGTAATTCTTCCTGGTTGTCCTGATGAACTTATAAATACAGTTCCAAGATTCATGAAGCGGTTCCATTGTGTAGATTTTCGCCAACCAGATCCTGAACCGATGGGACAGTTGATTTGGGGTATTACTGGGAACAAGCCAAGGAGTAACGCCCATAATTCAGGCTCAATCACCAACAATTCCGCCGAAGCAAGAACTTGTGTTTTTAGGAGATATTTCTCTGCCGAAGCGAGAACTTGTGTTTTTGGGAGATATTTCTCCTCCAGAACGCGACTTAGATGA